Proteins encoded in a region of the Streptomyces sp. PCS3-D2 genome:
- a CDS encoding LUD domain-containing protein — MTGKDRILARIRRAVTPPGGQAGTGTGADVPRDYLRVHGARTPDERVDLLAANLAEYRARVHRTDGDGLRDLLGRLLADAATVQLPPALGHRLPSEPSLTFVPDRAAQTPRELDRVDAVVTGCALAIAETGTIVLDGGPDQGRRRITLVPDHHICLVRVPDQVVDSVPEALPLLDPRRPLTWISGPSATSDIELERVEGVHGPRRLDVVLVGASDRGRRPGARER, encoded by the coding sequence GTGACCGGCAAAGATCGCATCCTGGCCCGCATCCGCCGGGCGGTGACCCCGCCGGGAGGGCAGGCGGGTACCGGGACCGGCGCCGACGTCCCGAGGGACTACCTGCGGGTACACGGCGCGCGCACCCCGGACGAGCGCGTGGACCTGCTGGCCGCGAACCTCGCCGAGTACCGCGCGCGGGTCCACCGCACGGACGGGGACGGTCTGCGGGACCTGCTGGGACGCCTGCTGGCGGACGCCGCGACCGTGCAGCTCCCGCCCGCCCTCGGCCACCGCCTGCCGTCGGAGCCGTCGCTCACCTTCGTCCCCGACCGGGCGGCGCAGACCCCTCGGGAACTGGACCGGGTCGACGCCGTGGTGACCGGCTGCGCCCTCGCGATCGCCGAGACCGGCACGATCGTCCTCGACGGCGGCCCGGACCAGGGCCGCCGCCGCATCACCCTCGTCCCCGACCACCACATCTGCCTGGTGCGCGTCCCGGACCAGGTCGTGGACTCCGTCCCCGAGGCCCTGCCGCTCCTGGACCCGCGCCGCCCGTTGACCTGGATCTCCGGCCCGTCGGCGACCAGCGACATCGAGCTGGAGCGGGTGGAGGGCGTCCACGGCCCCCGCAGACTCGACGTGGTCCTCGTGGGCGCCTCGGACCGGGGGCGGCGGCCGGGGGCGCGCGAGCGGTAG
- a CDS encoding lactate utilization protein B: MTGFRGATGAPGTTGTPGTTGTHLGMPAFPEAAREAVRDGVLRANLRHATHTIRDKRARAVAELADWDRLRAAGKAVKDHTLRHLDRYLLQLEAAVTAAGGTVHWAVDADEANRIVTELVRATGEREVVKVKSMATQEIGLNEALEAAGITAYETDLAELIVQLGHDRPSHILVPAIHRNRSEIRDLFRAEMGRWGRPAPDPLGDDPRELAEAARLHLREKFLRAKVAVSGANFMVAETGTIVVLESEGNGRMCLTLPETLISVVGIEKVVPTFRDLEIFLQTLPRSSTAERMNPYTTMWTGTTDGDGPSAFHLVLLDNGRTDTLADETGRQALRCIRCSACLNVCPVYERAGGHAYGSVYPGPIGAVLSPQLRGTASEIDASLPYASTLCGACYDVCPVAIDIPDILVHLRERVAQGGPATRDGIRVRIRPARRHTAERAAVRASRLLLDRPGALRAGERLLARARRLAPRRLPGPGRAWTDTRELPLLPAESFRDWWTRERGTSQ, from the coding sequence ATGACGGGCTTCAGAGGCGCCACGGGCGCCCCCGGAACCACCGGAACCCCCGGGACCACAGGTACCCACCTGGGCATGCCCGCCTTTCCCGAGGCGGCCCGCGAGGCCGTACGGGACGGCGTCCTGCGTGCCAACCTCCGGCACGCCACACACACCATCCGCGACAAGCGGGCGCGGGCCGTGGCCGAGCTGGCGGACTGGGACCGGCTGCGCGCCGCGGGCAAGGCGGTCAAGGACCACACACTGCGCCACCTCGACCGCTACCTGCTCCAGTTGGAGGCGGCGGTGACGGCGGCGGGCGGCACCGTCCACTGGGCCGTCGACGCCGACGAGGCCAACCGCATCGTCACGGAGCTCGTCCGCGCGACCGGCGAGCGCGAGGTCGTCAAGGTCAAGTCGATGGCCACCCAGGAGATCGGTCTCAACGAGGCCCTGGAGGCCGCCGGGATCACCGCGTACGAGACCGATCTCGCCGAGCTCATCGTGCAGCTCGGGCACGACCGCCCCTCCCACATTCTGGTCCCGGCCATCCACCGCAACCGGTCCGAGATCCGCGACCTCTTCCGTGCCGAGATGGGCCGCTGGGGCCGCCCCGCACCCGATCCCCTCGGCGACGACCCGCGGGAACTCGCCGAGGCGGCGCGTCTGCACCTGCGCGAGAAGTTCCTGCGCGCCAAGGTCGCTGTCTCCGGCGCCAACTTCATGGTCGCCGAGACGGGCACGATCGTCGTCCTCGAATCCGAGGGCAACGGCCGGATGTGCCTGACCCTCCCCGAGACTCTGATCTCGGTCGTGGGCATCGAGAAGGTCGTCCCCACCTTCCGCGACCTGGAGATCTTCCTCCAGACGCTGCCGCGGTCCTCGACGGCCGAGCGGATGAACCCGTACACGACGATGTGGACCGGTACGACGGACGGCGACGGGCCCTCCGCCTTCCACCTCGTCCTCCTCGACAACGGACGCACCGACACCCTCGCCGACGAGACCGGCCGCCAGGCCCTGCGCTGTATCCGCTGCTCCGCCTGCCTCAATGTCTGCCCGGTCTACGAACGCGCCGGCGGCCACGCCTACGGATCGGTCTACCCCGGCCCCATCGGCGCCGTCCTCAGCCCCCAACTGCGCGGTACCGCAAGCGAGATCGACGCCTCGCTGCCCTACGCCTCCACCCTGTGCGGGGCCTGCTACGACGTCTGCCCGGTCGCCATCGACATCCCTGACATCCTCGTCCACCTGCGGGAACGGGTGGCCCAGGGCGGACCGGCGACCCGCGACGGCATCCGTGTACGGATCCGCCCCGCGCGCCGGCACACCGCGGAACGCGCCGCCGTGCGCGCCTCCCGGCTGCTGCTGGACCGCCCGGGGGCGCTGCGCGCGGGCGAGCGCCTGCTGGCCCGCGCCCGCAGGCTGGCGCCGCGCCGGCTGCCCGGCCCCGGCCGCGCCTGGACCGACACCCGCGAGCTGCCCCTGCTGCCCGCCGAGTCGTTCCGCGACTGGTGGACCCGGGAACGGGGAACCTCGCAGTGA
- a CDS encoding (Fe-S)-binding protein, whose protein sequence is MRAALFVTCVNDALYPRTGIAVVRLLERLGVAVDFPAAQSCCGQPQYNTGYRYEAEPLVRRTAAAFAGHPYVVTPSGSCAAMIRAHYPRIGLKAEREGRGAELADAARSLAPRVYELTEFLVDVLGVTDVGAYFPHTVTYHPSCHGLRGLGLGDRPRRLLAAVKGLDLVDLPGAQECCGFGGTFAVKNPDVSTAMGTDKTAAATGTGAEVLCASDNSCLSHLDGLLRRSGAPLRTLHLAEILAATEEEPLP, encoded by the coding sequence ATGCGTGCGGCCCTGTTCGTCACCTGCGTCAACGACGCGCTGTATCCGCGGACCGGCATCGCCGTCGTCCGCCTCCTGGAGCGTCTCGGCGTCGCGGTGGACTTCCCGGCCGCCCAGAGCTGCTGCGGGCAGCCGCAGTACAACACGGGCTACCGGTACGAGGCCGAACCGCTGGTGCGCCGGACGGCGGCGGCCTTCGCCGGCCACCCATACGTGGTCACGCCTTCCGGCTCCTGCGCCGCGATGATCCGTGCGCACTACCCGCGGATCGGCCTGAAGGCGGAGCGGGAGGGGCGAGGGGCGGAGCTGGCGGACGCCGCCCGGTCGCTCGCGCCGCGCGTCTACGAGCTCACCGAGTTCCTGGTCGACGTGCTCGGGGTGACGGACGTGGGCGCCTACTTCCCGCACACCGTCACCTACCACCCCTCCTGCCACGGCCTGCGCGGCCTGGGACTGGGGGACCGGCCCCGACGGCTGCTGGCCGCCGTCAAGGGCCTGGACCTGGTCGACCTGCCGGGCGCGCAGGAGTGCTGCGGTTTCGGGGGCACCTTCGCCGTCAAGAACCCGGACGTCTCCACCGCCATGGGCACCGACAAGACCGCCGCCGCGACCGGCACCGGGGCCGAGGTGCTGTGCGCCTCCGACAACTCCTGCCTCTCCCATCTCGACGGCCTCCTGCGGCGGTCGGGGGCACCGCTGCGGACCCTGCACCTCGCCGAGATCCTCGCGGCGACCGAGGAGGAACCGCTGCCATGA
- the cobF gene encoding precorrin-6A synthase (deacetylating) translates to MKKFSVIGIGAGDPDHLTLQAVRAIGAADAFLILEKGEEKSDLTGLRRAMLDAHARPGHRLVEGRDPDRDRTPAEYAPTVDGWRSARAELFERFVAEDLADGETGAFLVWGDPSLYDSTLAILDEVLERGRVVFEHEVVPGISSVSALLARHRTHLNRVGRPVQITTGRRLAEGWPAGVDDVVVMLDARHAFTAHLDQDLYIYWGAYVGTPDEILVQGRLAEVAGQIEELRTEARARKGWIMDTYLLRRP, encoded by the coding sequence GTGAAGAAGTTCTCAGTGATCGGCATAGGCGCGGGCGACCCGGACCACCTGACCCTCCAGGCGGTCAGGGCGATCGGCGCGGCGGACGCATTCCTCATCCTGGAGAAGGGTGAGGAGAAGTCGGATCTGACCGGGCTGCGGCGCGCGATGCTCGACGCGCACGCCCGCCCCGGCCACCGGCTGGTGGAGGGCCGCGACCCGGACCGGGACCGGACGCCCGCCGAGTACGCCCCGACGGTGGACGGCTGGCGCAGCGCGCGGGCCGAGCTCTTCGAGCGGTTCGTCGCGGAGGACCTGGCCGACGGCGAGACCGGGGCGTTCCTGGTGTGGGGCGACCCGTCGCTCTACGACTCCACGCTCGCGATCCTCGACGAGGTGCTGGAGCGCGGCCGGGTGGTCTTCGAGCACGAGGTCGTACCGGGCATCAGCAGCGTCTCCGCGCTCCTGGCGCGGCACCGGACCCATCTGAACCGGGTCGGGCGGCCGGTCCAGATCACCACCGGGCGCCGGCTGGCCGAGGGCTGGCCGGCCGGGGTGGACGACGTGGTGGTGATGCTGGACGCGCGGCACGCCTTCACCGCCCACCTGGACCAGGACCTCTACATCTACTGGGGCGCCTACGTGGGCACCCCCGACGAGATCCTGGTGCAGGGCAGGCTGGCGGAGGTCGCGGGGCAGATCGAGGAACTGCGGACCGAGGCCCGCGCCCGCAAGGGCTGGATCATGGACACCTACCTGCTCAGGCGCCCCTGA
- a CDS encoding aminotransferase class V-fold PLP-dependent enzyme, producing MTETTRPAERPAEPPAGRPQPGEFPGGPALFRLDARVAHLNHGSFGAVPVPVQEAQALLRAEAHADPDAFFTALPDRLEQARTRIAAHLAADADGLAFIANATEGAHLALGAVPLAHGDEILVTDHGYGTVTAAAARRAPVTTVALDPALPDEDAVRETVLAALTPRIRVAVLDHVSSPTARVIASPRLVAALRERGVTTVVDGAHAPGMLADPLGTGADFWFGNLHKWGYAPSGTALLAVAPQHRHRVRALVASWEDGHGFPRSVENRATADYTGWLAAPDGLDLIEALDAAKVRAHNSTLAAHGAALLGEIPGLAALPHTDGLAMRSLRLPPGVAETPEHARALRERIAERLRIRVLIWPWPGGGGIRVCGQIYNRPEEYARLAAALPSQLLRGA from the coding sequence GTGACCGAGACGACACGTCCCGCCGAACGCCCCGCCGAGCCGCCCGCAGGCCGCCCGCAGCCGGGGGAGTTCCCCGGCGGGCCCGCCCTCTTCCGCCTCGACGCCCGCGTCGCCCACCTCAACCACGGCTCGTTCGGCGCGGTCCCCGTGCCCGTACAGGAAGCCCAGGCCCTGCTGCGGGCCGAGGCGCACGCCGACCCCGACGCCTTCTTCACCGCCCTGCCGGACCGCCTGGAACAGGCCCGCACCCGGATCGCCGCGCACCTCGCCGCCGACGCGGACGGCCTCGCCTTCATCGCCAATGCCACCGAAGGCGCCCATCTCGCCCTCGGCGCCGTCCCGCTCGCCCACGGCGACGAGATCCTGGTGACCGACCACGGCTACGGCACCGTCACCGCGGCCGCCGCTCGCCGCGCCCCGGTCACCACCGTCGCCCTGGACCCCGCCCTGCCCGACGAGGACGCCGTGCGCGAGACCGTGCTGGCCGCGCTGACGCCGCGTATCCGGGTCGCGGTGCTCGACCACGTCAGCTCGCCGACCGCCCGGGTCATCGCCTCGCCCCGCCTGGTCGCCGCACTGCGCGAGCGCGGCGTGACCACCGTCGTCGACGGCGCCCACGCACCGGGCATGCTCGCGGACCCGCTCGGCACCGGTGCCGACTTCTGGTTCGGCAACCTCCACAAATGGGGCTACGCCCCGTCCGGCACCGCCCTGCTCGCCGTCGCCCCCCAGCACCGCCACCGGGTCCGGGCACTCGTAGCCTCCTGGGAGGACGGGCACGGCTTCCCGCGCTCCGTCGAGAACCGCGCCACCGCCGACTACACCGGCTGGCTCGCCGCCCCCGACGGACTCGACCTCATCGAAGCCCTCGACGCCGCCAAGGTCCGCGCCCACAACAGCACCCTCGCCGCCCACGGCGCCGCGCTGCTCGGTGAGATCCCGGGGCTCGCCGCGCTCCCGCACACCGACGGCCTCGCCATGCGCTCCCTGCGCCTGCCGCCGGGTGTCGCCGAGACCCCGGAGCACGCCCGCGCGCTGCGCGAGCGGATCGCGGAGCGCCTGCGCATCCGGGTGCTGATCTGGCCCTGGCCGGGCGGCGGCGGCATCCGGGTCTGCGGGCAGATCTACAACCGCCCCGAGGAGTACGCCCGCCTCGCCGCCGCCCTGCCCAGCCAGCTGCTCAGGGGCGCCTGA
- a CDS encoding glycoside hydrolase family 71 protein, giving the protein MTADRRTDRRARRRAHGADRAARPVSHRRRPAVRGGRPLLALLLSGFLVVGVCAATGIAWDPLGGAPEQNTTVRGASAPQSTGPGSPPGAGDPTPAQPQQSPPPTRRPAADGDSGGAVDSGAARPAGALPFDMPRPAALRSGRAGGKLVFAHYFTPYPLSLDNADADKDYYTRNYLDPDGESGKHGRYGGLLRDRPLPVTPKGGDWEYANLQQEVRTARDAGIDGFTLDLLSLSGKNWDRANLLMAAARSVDPAFKIMLMPDMTSLKTDDPRVLAEALATLADASAAHRLPDGRLVVSPFKAEAKSVTWWTEVIRVLKADHGIGTAFVPLFLDFGAHTGEFAPISHGFSEWGSRSYTGQESSTRDVRRAHGMGKIWMQPVSVQDARPNQGIYDEAGNTATLRATWTRAIEDGADWVQLTTWNDYSEGSQFAPSLHNGHAYLDLTSYYLTRFKTGGWPKVVRDTLYLTSRTQFADADPTGDQSLVMSLRKGSAPARDTVEVLSFLTSPATVRTTVGTAQDSHDAPAGIHSALLPLRTGTSAAHVVRDGRATAKVDLPYRADHTVEVQDLQYYAASSGREP; this is encoded by the coding sequence ATGACAGCGGACCGGCGCACGGACCGGCGAGCACGACGCAGAGCGCACGGCGCGGACCGGGCGGCACGCCCCGTGTCGCACCGGCGCCGGCCGGCCGTCCGGGGCGGCCGGCCGCTGCTGGCCCTGCTCCTGTCCGGCTTCCTCGTCGTCGGTGTCTGCGCGGCCACCGGCATCGCCTGGGACCCGCTCGGCGGCGCCCCCGAACAGAACACCACGGTCCGCGGCGCCTCCGCCCCGCAGTCCACCGGACCCGGCTCCCCACCCGGCGCGGGCGACCCGACCCCGGCGCAGCCGCAGCAGAGCCCCCCGCCCACCCGGCGCCCGGCGGCCGACGGCGATTCCGGGGGAGCGGTGGACTCCGGAGCGGCGCGCCCCGCCGGCGCCCTGCCCTTCGACATGCCCCGGCCGGCCGCGCTGCGCTCCGGCCGAGCGGGCGGGAAGCTGGTCTTCGCCCACTACTTCACCCCGTACCCGCTCTCCCTCGACAATGCGGACGCGGACAAGGACTACTACACCCGCAACTACCTCGACCCCGATGGGGAAAGCGGCAAACACGGCAGGTACGGCGGCCTGCTGCGGGACCGCCCGCTGCCCGTCACGCCCAAGGGCGGCGACTGGGAGTACGCCAACCTCCAGCAGGAGGTGCGCACGGCGCGGGACGCCGGCATCGACGGCTTCACCCTCGACTTGCTCTCCCTCTCCGGCAAGAACTGGGACCGCGCCAACCTGCTCATGGCGGCGGCCCGTTCGGTGGACCCCGCTTTCAAGATCATGCTCATGCCGGACATGACCTCGCTGAAGACCGACGATCCCCGCGTGCTCGCCGAGGCGCTCGCCACGCTCGCCGACGCCTCCGCCGCACACCGGCTCCCCGACGGCCGACTCGTCGTCTCCCCCTTCAAGGCGGAGGCGAAGAGCGTGACGTGGTGGACGGAGGTCATCCGGGTCCTCAAGGCCGACCACGGCATCGGCACCGCCTTCGTCCCGCTCTTCCTCGACTTCGGCGCCCACACCGGCGAGTTCGCCCCGATCAGCCACGGCTTCTCCGAGTGGGGCAGCCGCAGCTACACCGGCCAGGAGAGCTCCACGCGCGACGTCCGGCGGGCCCACGGCATGGGCAAGATCTGGATGCAGCCCGTGTCGGTCCAGGACGCCCGCCCCAACCAGGGCATCTACGACGAGGCCGGCAACACGGCTACCCTGCGCGCCACATGGACGCGCGCCATCGAGGACGGCGCCGACTGGGTCCAGCTCACCACGTGGAACGACTACTCCGAGGGCAGCCAGTTCGCGCCCTCGCTGCACAACGGCCACGCCTACCTCGACCTGACCTCCTACTACCTGACCCGGTTCAAGACGGGCGGCTGGCCGAAGGTCGTCCGGGACACCCTGTACCTCACCTCGCGCACGCAGTTCGCGGACGCCGACCCGACCGGCGACCAGTCGCTGGTGATGTCGCTGCGCAAGGGAAGCGCACCGGCCCGCGACACGGTGGAGGTCCTCAGCTTCCTCACCTCACCCGCGACCGTGCGCACGACCGTCGGCACGGCGCAGGACAGCCACGACGCCCCCGCCGGGATCCACTCCGCACTGCTGCCGCTCAGGACGGGTACCAGCGCGGCCCACGTGGTCCGCGACGGGAGGGCGACGGCGAAGGTGGACCTGCCCTACCGGGCGGATCACACGGTGGAGGTGCAGGACCTCCAGTACTACGCGGCGAGCAGCGGCCGCGAACCGTAA
- a CDS encoding NADP-dependent isocitrate dehydrogenase, which translates to MTDSTIIYTHTDEAPALATYSFLPVIQAYASTAGVNVETRDISLAGRIIAVFPEYLEESQRIADALAELGELAKTPEANIIKLPNISASIPQLKAAIAELQGQGYALPDYPDDPKTDQERDVRARYDKVKGSAVNPVLREGNSDRRAPGSVKNYAKTHPHRMGAWTTESKTNVATMGANDFRSTEKSVVVAEAGTLRIEHVAADGATTVLRESVPVLAGEVVDASVMHVDALRTFLNDQIGRAKAEGVLFSVHLKATMMKVSDPIIFGHVVRAFLPKTFARYGETLAAAGLSPNDGLGAILNGLGSLPDGDAIKASVDAEIAEGPALAMVDSDKGITNLHVPSDVIVDASMPAMIRTSGHMWGPDGNEADTLAVLPDSSYAGVYQVVVDDCRANGAFDPATMGSVPNVGLMAQKAEEYGSHDKTFEIAAAGTVRVVDAAGNAIIEQEVAAGDIFRACQTKDLPIQDWVKLAVTRARATGAPAVFWLDETRAHDAQLIAKVRTYLADHDTEGLAIEILSPVEATKFSLERIRRGEDTISVTGNVLRDYLTDLFPILELGTSAKMLSVVPLMNGGGLFETGAGGSAPKHVQQLVKENYLRWDSLGEFFALAASFEHLATTTGNARAQVLADTLDRATGTFLNEDKSPSRKLGGIDNRGSHFYLALYWAQELSRQIDDPKLAAAFEPLAKTLAEREEAIVGELIAVQGSPADIGGYYQPDATKAAAIMRPSATLNEALGLLG; encoded by the coding sequence GTGACTGACTCGACCATCATCTACACGCACACTGACGAGGCCCCGGCCCTCGCGACGTATTCCTTCCTGCCTGTGATCCAGGCGTACGCGTCGACGGCCGGTGTGAACGTCGAGACCCGTGACATCTCCCTGGCCGGTCGGATCATCGCCGTGTTCCCCGAGTACCTCGAGGAGAGCCAGCGGATCGCCGACGCCCTCGCCGAGCTCGGCGAGCTGGCGAAGACCCCGGAAGCCAACATCATCAAGCTTCCGAACATCTCGGCTTCGATCCCGCAGCTGAAGGCCGCGATCGCCGAGCTCCAGGGCCAGGGCTACGCCCTCCCGGACTACCCGGACGACCCGAAGACCGACCAGGAGCGCGACGTCCGCGCCCGCTACGACAAGGTCAAGGGCAGCGCCGTCAACCCGGTTCTGCGCGAGGGCAACTCCGACCGCCGCGCCCCCGGCTCGGTCAAGAACTACGCCAAGACGCACCCGCACCGCATGGGCGCCTGGACCACCGAGTCGAAGACGAACGTCGCCACCATGGGCGCGAACGACTTCCGCTCCACCGAGAAGTCCGTCGTCGTCGCCGAGGCCGGCACCCTGCGCATCGAGCACGTCGCCGCCGACGGCGCCACCACCGTGCTGCGCGAGTCCGTCCCCGTCCTCGCCGGAGAGGTCGTCGACGCGTCCGTCATGCACGTCGACGCGCTGCGCACCTTCCTCAACGACCAGATCGGGCGCGCCAAGGCCGAGGGCGTCCTGTTCTCGGTGCACCTCAAGGCCACGATGATGAAGGTCTCCGACCCGATCATCTTCGGCCACGTGGTCCGCGCCTTCCTGCCGAAGACCTTCGCCCGTTACGGCGAGACCCTCGCCGCCGCCGGCCTGTCGCCCAACGACGGCCTCGGCGCGATCCTGAACGGTCTGGGCTCCCTGCCCGACGGCGACGCCATCAAGGCCTCCGTCGATGCGGAGATCGCCGAGGGCCCGGCCCTCGCCATGGTGGACTCCGACAAGGGCATCACCAACCTGCACGTGCCGTCCGACGTCATCGTCGACGCCTCCATGCCGGCCATGATCCGCACCTCGGGGCACATGTGGGGCCCCGACGGCAACGAGGCCGACACCCTCGCCGTCCTCCCGGACAGCAGCTACGCCGGTGTCTACCAGGTCGTCGTCGACGACTGCCGCGCCAACGGCGCCTTCGACCCCGCCACCATGGGCTCGGTGCCGAACGTCGGCCTCATGGCCCAGAAGGCCGAGGAGTACGGCAGCCACGACAAGACCTTCGAGATCGCCGCCGCGGGCACCGTCCGCGTCGTCGACGCCGCGGGCAACGCGATCATCGAGCAGGAGGTCGCCGCCGGAGACATCTTCCGCGCCTGCCAGACCAAGGACCTGCCGATCCAGGACTGGGTCAAGCTCGCTGTCACCCGGGCCCGCGCCACCGGCGCCCCGGCCGTCTTCTGGCTCGACGAGACCCGCGCCCACGACGCGCAGCTGATCGCCAAGGTCAGGACGTACCTCGCGGACCACGACACCGAGGGTCTGGCCATCGAGATCCTCTCCCCGGTCGAGGCCACGAAGTTCTCCCTGGAGCGCATCCGCCGCGGCGAGGACACCATCTCGGTGACCGGCAACGTGCTGCGCGACTACCTGACCGACCTCTTCCCGATCCTGGAGCTGGGCACCAGCGCCAAGATGCTGTCGGTCGTCCCGCTCATGAACGGCGGCGGGCTCTTCGAGACCGGTGCCGGCGGCTCCGCGCCGAAGCACGTCCAGCAGCTGGTCAAGGAGAACTACCTGCGCTGGGACAGCCTGGGCGAGTTCTTCGCGCTGGCGGCCAGCTTCGAGCACCTCGCGACCACCACCGGCAACGCCCGCGCCCAGGTGCTGGCCGACACCCTGGACCGCGCGACCGGCACCTTCCTCAACGAGGACAAGTCGCCGAGCCGCAAGCTGGGCGGCATCGACAACCGCGGCAGCCACTTCTACCTCGCCCTGTACTGGGCGCAGGAGCTGTCCCGCCAGATCGACGACCCGAAGCTGGCCGCGGCGTTCGAGCCGCTGGCCAAGACCCTCGCCGAGCGCGAGGAGGCCATCGTCGGCGAGCTCATCGCGGTGCAGGGTTCCCCGGCCGACATCGGCGGCTACTACCAGCCCGACGCCACCAAGGCCGCGGCGATCATGCGCCCGTCCGCGACCCTCAACGAGGCGCTCGGCCTGCTCGGCTGA
- a CDS encoding DUF805 domain-containing protein — translation MNYYLDVLKKYADFSGRARRQEYWMFFLFQLAALIIVSILDAVLGTSPWLYMLYALGTLLPNLGVTVRRLHDTGKSGWWVLISFVPLVGFIWLIVLLATAGQQQPNEYGQDPKVLAA, via the coding sequence GTGAACTACTACCTCGACGTTCTGAAGAAGTACGCCGACTTCTCCGGCCGCGCGCGCCGCCAGGAGTACTGGATGTTCTTCCTCTTCCAGCTCGCCGCGCTGATCATCGTCTCGATCCTGGACGCCGTCCTCGGCACCTCCCCGTGGCTGTACATGCTCTACGCGCTGGGCACCCTCCTCCCGAACCTCGGTGTGACGGTCCGCCGCCTGCACGACACCGGCAAGTCGGGCTGGTGGGTCCTCATCTCCTTCGTTCCGCTCGTCGGCTTCATCTGGCTGATCGTCCTGCTGGCCACCGCCGGTCAGCAGCAGCCGAACGAGTACGGCCAGGACCCGAAGGTCCTCGCCGCCTGA
- a CDS encoding magnesium and cobalt transport protein CorA, giving the protein MFKFSNLRRVVRRGYRRTVDLSHPARSPLGSAVVNCLVYRDGVREADCADAGEALRRVRKTGDGFVWIGLHEPAQSELAGLAELFDLHALAVEDAVHAHQRPKVERYGDTLFSVFKTVRYLGREELTAGGEVVETGELMAFTGQDFVVTIRHGGRSTLGPVREQLEAAPDQLLLGPAAVLHAMADHVVDDYVAVTDAVQNDIDAVETAVFSENGGRGDAGRIYQLKRELLELRRAMAPLGRPLQQLATQPIPVVPPEIRAYFRDVADHVTRATEQIGAYDTLLDSILQAHLAQVTVAQNEDMRKITAWAAIVAVPTMVCGVYGMNFEHMPELHWRYGYPLVLGVMALACFAIHRGFRRNGWL; this is encoded by the coding sequence TTGTTCAAGTTCAGCAACCTGCGCCGGGTCGTCCGCCGCGGCTACCGGCGGACCGTCGACCTCAGCCACCCCGCCCGCTCCCCCCTCGGCAGCGCGGTCGTCAACTGCCTGGTCTACCGGGACGGTGTGCGGGAGGCGGACTGCGCGGACGCCGGGGAGGCGCTGCGCCGGGTCCGCAAGACGGGCGACGGTTTCGTCTGGATCGGCCTGCACGAGCCGGCGCAGTCGGAACTCGCCGGGCTCGCGGAGCTGTTCGACCTGCACGCCCTGGCCGTCGAGGACGCCGTGCACGCGCACCAGCGGCCCAAGGTGGAACGCTACGGCGACACGCTGTTCTCCGTCTTCAAGACCGTGCGCTACCTGGGGCGCGAGGAGTTGACCGCGGGCGGCGAGGTGGTGGAGACCGGCGAGCTGATGGCCTTCACCGGCCAGGACTTCGTCGTCACCATCCGGCACGGCGGCCGCAGCACGCTGGGGCCGGTGCGCGAGCAGCTGGAAGCCGCCCCGGACCAGCTGCTCCTGGGGCCCGCGGCGGTCCTGCACGCCATGGCCGACCACGTGGTCGACGACTACGTGGCCGTCACGGACGCCGTGCAGAACGACATCGACGCCGTGGAGACCGCGGTGTTCAGCGAGAACGGAGGTCGCGGCGATGCCGGCCGGATCTACCAGCTCAAGCGCGAACTCCTCGAACTGCGGCGGGCGATGGCCCCGCTGGGCCGCCCGCTCCAACAGCTCGCCACGCAGCCGATACCGGTCGTCCCGCCGGAGATCCGCGCGTACTTCAGGGATGTGGCCGACCACGTCACCCGGGCCACCGAGCAGATCGGCGCCTACGACACCCTCCTGGACTCCATCCTCCAGGCCCACCTCGCGCAGGTGACGGTCGCCCAGAACGAGGACATGCGCAAGATCACGGCATGGGCGGCCATCGTGGCGGTCCCCACCATGGTCTGCGGGGTCTACGGCATGAACTTCGAGCACATGCCGGAACTCCACTGGAGGTACGGCTACCCGCTCGTCCTCGGCGTCATGGCGCTCGCCTGCTTCGCCATCCACCGCGGCTTCCGCCGCAACGGCTGGCTCTGA
- a CDS encoding molybdopterin-binding protein, with the protein MESYTIGQAARLLGVSVDTARRWADAERFPTRREGTRRMVDGPDLAAFCVEAAQEGGEGEEAPYTSARNAFPGIVTGVKLGTVDAQVEIQAGPHRIVSLLTREAVEELGLEVGARATARVKSTSVFIDRV; encoded by the coding sequence ATGGAGTCCTACACGATCGGCCAGGCGGCCCGGTTGCTCGGCGTCAGCGTCGACACGGCCCGGCGCTGGGCGGACGCCGAACGTTTCCCCACCCGCCGCGAGGGCACCCGCAGGATGGTGGACGGGCCCGACCTGGCCGCGTTCTGCGTCGAGGCCGCTCAGGAGGGCGGTGAGGGGGAGGAGGCCCCGTACACCTCGGCGCGCAACGCCTTCCCGGGCATCGTCACCGGGGTGAAGCTCGGCACGGTCGACGCGCAGGTGGAGATCCAGGCCGGCCCGCACCGCATCGTGTCGCTGCTGACGCGGGAGGCGGTGGAGGAGCTCGGCCTGGAGGTGGGTGCGCGGGCCACGGCGCGGGTGAAGTCGACCAGTGTGTTCATCGACCGGGTCTGA